The following are encoded together in the Macadamia integrifolia cultivar HAES 741 chromosome 10, SCU_Mint_v3, whole genome shotgun sequence genome:
- the LOC122092167 gene encoding 50S ribosomal protein L12, chloroplastic-like, with amino-acid sequence MDSFNTRISALRSPTSTPSSACPSHSSTSFPKQTLDFPIRSPKLSRKANFLPPICAFAVPEKVEKIGNELKNLTLEEARSLVDWLQEELGVSAAAFAPATVAVAPGAVANAGPAVVEEQTEFDVLIEEVPSNVRIATIKVVRALTNLALKEAKELIEGLPKKFKEGTSEEGGCRSSNEHDKFS; translated from the exons ATGGATTCATTCAATACGAGGATATCGGCA CTTCGTTCGCCGACTTCGACTCCATCCTCTGCGTGTCCTTCCCATTCTTCCACCTCTTTCCCGAAGCAAACCCTAGATTTCCCGATTCGAAGCCCCAAATTGTCCCGCAAAGCCAACTTCCTTCCCCCTATTTGTGCCTTTGCCGTACCAGAGAAAGTAGAGAAGATTGGAAATGAGCTCAAAAACCTAACCCTAGAAGAAGCTCGCAGCCTCGTTGACTGGTTACAGGAAGAGCTCGGTGTCTCCGCTGCTGCCTTCGCACCGGCAACTGTTGCCGTAGCGCCTGGTGCCGTTGCCAATGCGGGACCAGCCGTCGTTGAGGAGCAAACGGAGTTCGATGTTCTTATCGAGGAAGTGCCGAGTAACGTGAGGATTGCAACGATTAAGGTCGTGAGAGCACTTACGAATCTGGCGTTGAAGGAAGCGAAGGAGTTGATTGAAGGATTACCGAAGAAATTCAAGGAGGGAACCTCAGAGGAAGGGGGGTGTCGATCTTCGAATGAACATGATaaattttcatag